Proteins encoded within one genomic window of Anastrepha ludens isolate Willacy chromosome 4, idAnaLude1.1, whole genome shotgun sequence:
- the LOC128860938 gene encoding BAG domain-containing protein Samui isoform X3 produces the protein MDMDMDMDMFPRSRLGRMHDPFGSFNNSHFGFPQFNSLGRRRAADHMGRDDDFFNRLPSEFRQYIPEGFGHSRRGESATLPRQHSSQHSQQVPVQGGGPAYYQSFVPSSPPNGVPQSPSKKLCDAAIQTEDPIVRSGGDQVDSAAPPAHGDNLKQHGLRNTVDMGVKSALESDQGTRAHSAPPQEQQQQIPVNGKRQTPPPQAGHSQFGTQTSPHVQAGTTTGQQPQFNKAYYAPQQQPHPQQRQQTPPPPQTPGGSYVRTIPIFVEGRSEPIINAHKEIPNQNSAPGQSQATASASARAHVPPQPQQQPQQHRPTPLNTQQQQQPQQQQTAAAAGVPPQTPHTLDSISKIQDIQRDVLDLMGKVEKFTGTRQDKEYAYLDEMLTRNLLKLDTIDTNGKDSIRLARKEAIKCIQASINVLEAKANENSKAAEQAAEGGAPAEEPITAAATEPVQMNEAATRKSASKEKVEVVSETAAADSEAEPADAKQIQAPIPLPPPEGMQANEASATSEANSTESKESGEPAAESKIDETAETNTSTIAVEGKTTEVSAKDGTELSK, from the exons ATGGACATGGATATGGACATGGACATGTTTCCACGCAGCCGCCTGGGTCGCATGCATGACCCATTCGGAAGTTTCAATAACTCAC ATTTTGGCTTTCCGCAATTCAATTCGCTAGGACGCCGGCGTGCTGCCGACCACATGGGTCGTGATGATGACTTCTTCAATCGCCTGCCTTCCGAATTCCGCCAATACATACCCGAAGGGTTTGGCCACAGCAGACGTGGTGAAAGTGCTACTTTGCCACGCCAACATAGCTCTCAGCATTCGCAACAGGTGCCAGTACAGGGTGGTGGACCCGCTTACTATCAGTCATTTGTTCCCTCCTCACCGCCCAATGGCGTACCACAATCGCCTTCGAAAAAGCTTTGCGATGCCGCCATACAAACCGAAGATCCCATTGTTCGTTCAGGTGGCGATCAAGTGGACAGCGCTGCACCGCCAGCACACGGTGATAACCTGAAGCAGCATGGTCTGCGCAACACAGTCGACATGGGTGTAAAGTCCGCATTGGAGTCGGATCAAGGTACTCGTGCACATTCTGCGCCACCCCAAGAGCAACAGCAACAGATCCCAGTGAATGGTAAGCGTCAGACACCGCCGCCACAGGCTGGTCACTCGCAATTTGGCACACAAACTAGTCCACACGTGCAGGCTGGCACCACTACTGGCCAGCAACCCCAGTTCAATAAGGCATACTATgcaccacaacaacaaccacatccacaacaacgacaacagacACCACCACCGCCGCAAACTCCAGGCGGCAGTTATGTGCGCACCATACCGATCTTTGTCGAGGGTCGTTCCGAGCCGATCATTAACGCTCACAAGGAAATACCGAATCAAAATAGCGCGCCTGGTCAATCGCAGGCAACAGCCAGTGCATCAGCCAGGGCACATGTGCCACCACAACCCCAACAACAGCCCCAACAACACCGTCCCACTCCACTCAATactcagcaacagcagcagccacAGCAACAGCAAACCGCTGCCGCTGCTGGCGTGCCACCGCAAACACCACACACGTTGGACTCGATCAGTAAAATTCAAGACATTCAACGTGATGTGCTCGATCTCATGGGAAAAGTTGAGAAGTTCACTGGCACACGCCAAGACAAAGAATATGCCTATCTTGATGAGATGTTGACACGCAATCTACTCAAGCTGGACACAATCGACACGAACGGCAAGGACAGCATACGTTTAGCACGCAAGGAGGCCATCAAATGCATTCAGGCTTCGATCAATGTGCTCGAAGCGAAAGCAAACGAGAACAGCAAGGCTGCTGAACAGGCAGCAGAGGGTGGTGCACCGGCTGAAGAGCCAATAACCGCCGCAGCTACAGAACCAGTGCAAATGAACGAAGCTGCGACGCGAAAGAGTGCGTCGAAAGAAAAAGTCGAGGTAGTTTCAGAGACGGCTGCAGCAGATTCCGAGGCCGAGCCGGCCGATGCAAAACAAATTCAAGCGCCCATACCGTTGCCACCACCAGAAGGCATGCAAGCAAACGAGGCATCCGCTACCAGCGAGGCAAATAGTACAGAGTCGAAGGAGTCCGGTGAGCCAGCTGCGGAGTCAAAAATCGACGAAACGGCGgaaactaacaccagcaccatAGCTGTGGAAGGCAAAACAACTGAGGTGTCGGCGAAGGATGGGACTGAGTTGAGCAAATGA